The stretch of DNA CGATGTCTTCCTCTCAAGCCGTTCGCTTGTGTCCTGAGTTGATTTTAATTCCTCCGCATTTCAGTTTATACAAAGAAGAAAGCCGCAAAGTCCGCGAAATTCTTGAGAGGTTTACAAACAAGATTGAGCCTTTGTCTTTAGATGAAGCTTATCTGGACGTGACCGACTGTCCTCTTTTTGGGGGGAGTGCTACCTTGATCGCCCAAGAAATTCGTCGCCTTATTTACACTGAATTAAATTTAACGGCCTCTGCTGGCGTGGCGCCCAATAAGTTTTTAGCCAAAGTGGCTAGTGACTGGAAAAAACCCAATGGTCAGTTTGTGATCCGCCCCCAAGACGTGGAGGGTTTTGTAAAGGACCTGCCGGTGGAAAAAATTTTTGGTGTGGGTAAAGTGACAGCTCGCAAGATGCATGAGTTAGGCCTAAAAAAGTGCAGCGATATTCAAAAGCGCAGTTTAACAGAGCTGCATCAGTGGTTTGGATCTTGGGCGCAAAGTCTGCACAACTATTCCCATGGCATCGACAATAGAGCTGTCAGCACAAGTTGGGAAAGAAAATCCCTGACGGTGGAAGAAACCTATAATCAGGATCTGCAATCATTGGCCGCCTGCCTCAAAGTCGTTCCTGAATTGTACGAAGATTTTCATAATCGCTTAGAAAAGGGCGAATACAAAACGCGCGTAAAAGGTATTGTGGTGAAATTAAAATTTCGCGACTTTAAACAAACAACCCATGAAGAAATCTTTCAAGGCGTTCCGAAGATCGAAGACTTTGAACGTCTGGTAGAAAAAGCTTGGTCTCGCCGTATGTCGCCGGTGCGTTTGGTGGGGCTGGGTGTGCGCTTAGAAACGGAAAAAAAATCCTCCACCGAAGTGAAGGATACTTTACAGATGAAATTTGCGATTTAGTGAACGTTAAGAACTTCAGAGATTCGCGCCATTAAATCTTGACGACGAGCGGGTTTTGTTAATACCGCCGTGCATCCCGCATCTAGGCACTTTTCGCCTTCCTCTTTCATTGCGTGAGCGGTTAAAGCGATGATCGGTTTAGTGAAACCTTGCTCGCGAATACGACGAACTGTTTCGTAACCATCCATCTCTGGCATCTGGATATCCATAAGAATTAAATCTGGATTATTCTTTGAAGTGATTTCAATGGCATCAAGCCCATTTGAAGCTAAGATGATTTCGGCTTGAGTAGCTTGCATATAGCGTTCAATCAAAAGACGATTGTCGCTGACGTCATCGACAACCAAGATCGTTTTGCCGGAAAGATTTAACTTTTTTGTCGGAGCTTCCGATTTTTTTTCGGCCTTTGGCGACTCGACATTTCGGCCATGTTCAAATTCCATTGAGATTTCAAAGAACGAGCCTTTGCCGAATTCAGAAGAAATAAGTTTTAAATCCCCGTTAAGGGATCTTGCTAATTGGCGAGAAATCACCAGACCTAAACCCGTACCGCCAAAGCGTTTCCGTGTCGACAGATCTGCTTGAGAAAAGGGTTGGAAAAGCTTTTGCCCTTGTTCTTGGGAAATCCCAATTCCGGTATCGACGACTTCAAAGACCAAGCGATCCACTTTTGTATCAGAAGTGCCTTTAGCCGCCGAAACAAAAAGTTGTACGGTCACCGAACCCTTGTCGGTAAATTTAATCGCGTTCCCGATGACATTCAGTAAGATCTGTTTTACGCGCGCAAAGTCCGAATTGTAAACACGGTCTAAGTTCGCCGAAGTTTCGATGATCAGATCAATACCTTTATCGTTAGCTTTTAAGCTTAAGGTTGATTCTACATCCGCGATCAACTCACCCAAAACAAAATCAGAGCGCATAAAGTGCAACTGATGAGCTTCGATTTTAGAAAGATCCAAAATATCGTCAATCAACCGCAATAACAGTTCCCCATTACGACGAATCGCTGAAACTGAGTCACGACGTTCCTGTTCGTCTAAGTCATCTTGAGTAAGAACATCTGAAAAACCTAAAACCGACGCCAGCGGCGTGCGAATTTCATGGGACATGTTCGCTAAGAACTGGCTTTTCGCCATATTTGCTTGCTCCGCTTTTTGGCGCAAGAACTCCACCTCGTCCATTTTTGCTTTGAGCAATTTATTTTGCTTATCAAGCTCAATGAAGGTGCGTACTTTGCTGCGAACGATGTGCGGATCTAAGGGCTTAAAAAGTAAATCAACCGCGCCACTTTCATAACCTTGGAACAAAATACTTTGATCTTGTTGCTGAGCAGTTACAAAGATCACCGGTAAGTGACGTGTTTTATGAACGCCACGGATAAGTTGGGCTAATTCAAAGCCGGTGATTTCTGGCATTTGCACATCTAAAAGGGCCAAGGCGAAGTCATGATCTAAAAGATGAGCTAAAGCGTCTTCTGGACGTTGAGCAGTTAATATCTCAAGATCAGGATTGGCGATAAGTTCAGACAGAGCCAGAATATTCTCTTTGTGATCGTCGACGATGAGGATCTTTGTTTTTTCCAAGAATAAACTCTCTTTCACTATTTCCATCATCATGGCTTAATTAACTCCGTTTTTAGTTTGAAGCCAATTTTTTTGGTAAATCTTGTTCTCTTTATCAAGGCAGTTGAAATTGTCAGCAAATTCCGAAAAA from Bdellovibrio bacteriovorus encodes:
- the dinB gene encoding DNA polymerase IV; the protein is MRKIIHIDMDCFYAAVEVKFRPELKGKPLGIGGPANSRSVLCTASYEARKFGVRSAMSSSQAVRLCPELILIPPHFSLYKEESRKVREILERFTNKIEPLSLDEAYLDVTDCPLFGGSATLIAQEIRRLIYTELNLTASAGVAPNKFLAKVASDWKKPNGQFVIRPQDVEGFVKDLPVEKIFGVGKVTARKMHELGLKKCSDIQKRSLTELHQWFGSWAQSLHNYSHGIDNRAVSTSWERKSLTVEETYNQDLQSLAACLKVVPELYEDFHNRLEKGEYKTRVKGIVVKLKFRDFKQTTHEEIFQGVPKIEDFERLVEKAWSRRMSPVRLVGLGVRLETEKKSSTEVKDTLQMKFAI
- a CDS encoding response regulator, with protein sequence MMMEIVKESLFLEKTKILIVDDHKENILALSELIANPDLEILTAQRPEDALAHLLDHDFALALLDVQMPEITGFELAQLIRGVHKTRHLPVIFVTAQQQDQSILFQGYESGAVDLLFKPLDPHIVRSKVRTFIELDKQNKLLKAKMDEVEFLRQKAEQANMAKSQFLANMSHEIRTPLASVLGFSDVLTQDDLDEQERRDSVSAIRRNGELLLRLIDDILDLSKIEAHQLHFMRSDFVLGELIADVESTLSLKANDKGIDLIIETSANLDRVYNSDFARVKQILLNVIGNAIKFTDKGSVTVQLFVSAAKGTSDTKVDRLVFEVVDTGIGISQEQGQKLFQPFSQADLSTRKRFGGTGLGLVISRQLARSLNGDLKLISSEFGKGSFFEISMEFEHGRNVESPKAEKKSEAPTKKLNLSGKTILVVDDVSDNRLLIERYMQATQAEIILASNGLDAIEITSKNNPDLILMDIQMPEMDGYETVRRIREQGFTKPIIALTAHAMKEEGEKCLDAGCTAVLTKPARRQDLMARISEVLNVH